One Halalkalicoccus sp. NIPERK01 genomic region harbors:
- a CDS encoding pyridoxamine 5'-phosphate oxidase family protein, with amino-acid sequence MSDSTPVEMDDDERDAFLGTGGIGVMAFPTADGDPPHAIPVSYGYDATETTFYFRLAVGDDREKGDVAGETVAFVTYGREGSAWESVIATGRLEETTAEPIATETLQGLERVHIPLVDVFGEPPRTVSFGYFRLVPERLTSRKESRTEV; translated from the coding sequence ATGAGTGACAGCACGCCCGTCGAGATGGACGACGACGAGCGGGACGCCTTCCTCGGGACCGGCGGCATCGGCGTCATGGCGTTCCCGACGGCGGACGGCGATCCGCCACACGCGATCCCGGTCTCGTACGGGTACGACGCGACGGAGACGACCTTCTACTTCCGCCTCGCGGTGGGCGACGATCGGGAGAAGGGGGACGTCGCGGGCGAGACCGTCGCGTTCGTGACCTACGGACGGGAGGGGAGCGCGTGGGAGAGCGTCATCGCCACCGGCCGCCTCGAGGAGACGACCGCGGAGCCGATCGCCACGGAGACCCTGCAGGGTCTCGAACGGGTCCACATCCCGCTGGTCGACGTCTTCGGCGAGCCGCCGCGAACGGTCTCGTTCGGCTACTTTCGGCTCGTACCCGAGCGATTGACCAGCCGGAAGGAATCGAGAACCGAGGTCTGA
- a CDS encoding 1,4-dihydroxy-2-naphthoyl-CoA synthase, with product MVSDLFDPDRWEPVDNDFDDITYHRAREVGAVRIAFDRPNLRNAFRPGTVDELYRALDHARKQTDVGCVLLTGNGPSPKDGGWAFCSGGDQSVRGGSGYEYRGDDEAGDEDSAAVREAKAGRLHILEVQRLIRFMPKPVVAVVPGWAVGGGHSLHVICDMTLASEEHAKFLQTDPDVASFDAGFGSAYLARQVGQKKAREIFFLGKTYSAQEAVEMGMANEAVAHADLEEVALEWAEAIDGKSPTAIRMLKFGFNAVDDGMVGQQVFAGEATRLGYMTDEAREGRDAFLEKRDPDFNEYPWHY from the coding sequence ATGGTTTCGGACCTCTTCGATCCCGACCGCTGGGAACCCGTCGACAACGACTTCGACGATATCACGTATCATCGCGCGCGCGAGGTCGGCGCGGTCCGCATCGCCTTCGACCGGCCGAATCTGCGTAACGCCTTCCGGCCCGGGACGGTCGACGAACTGTACCGCGCGCTGGATCACGCGCGCAAGCAGACCGATGTCGGCTGCGTCCTCCTGACCGGGAACGGCCCCTCGCCGAAGGACGGCGGGTGGGCGTTCTGTTCGGGAGGGGATCAGTCCGTTCGTGGCGGCTCGGGCTACGAGTACCGTGGCGACGACGAGGCCGGCGATGAGGATTCGGCGGCCGTCCGCGAGGCGAAAGCCGGTCGGCTCCACATCCTCGAAGTCCAGCGCCTGATCCGCTTCATGCCCAAGCCCGTCGTCGCCGTCGTGCCGGGCTGGGCGGTCGGCGGCGGCCACTCGCTGCACGTGATCTGTGACATGACGCTGGCCTCGGAAGAACACGCCAAATTCCTCCAGACCGATCCCGACGTGGCGAGCTTCGACGCGGGCTTCGGCTCGGCCTATCTCGCCCGGCAGGTCGGCCAGAAGAAGGCCAGAGAGATTTTCTTCCTCGGGAAGACCTACTCGGCCCAGGAAGCGGTGGAGATGGGGATGGCAAACGAGGCGGTCGCCCACGCGGACCTAGAAGAGGTCGCCCTCGAATGGGCCGAGGCGATCGACGGAAAGAGCCCGACCGCCATTCGAATGCTGAAGTTCGGGTTCAACGCCGTCGACGACGGGATGGTCGGCCAGCAGGTGTTCGCGGGCGAGGCCACCAGGCTGGGCTACATGACCGACGAGGCTCGAGAGGGCCGGGACGCCTTCCTCGAGAAACGCGACCCCGACTTCAACGAGTACCCCTGGCACTACTGA
- the menD gene encoding 2-succinyl-5-enolpyruvyl-6-hydroxy-3-cyclohexene-1-carboxylic-acid synthase, whose translation MTAPNRATLWGRVVADELVESGVEDVCIAPGSRSTPLTVAFATHESITVHSHLDERSAAFYALGRAKRTGEPTPLVCTSGTAAANFHPAVIEASQSRVPMLVLTADRPTELRESGANQTIDQTKLYGDSVRWYRELPEPAPEARRLRSLRTTVCRALAETTGIPAGPVHLNAPFAKPLEPIEVEDDVPADLAERHPLAVEGRDGPFVSVTPCRPTLSESDRRTLSAAIENAHRGLIVAGPSDRLDGEAIRALAGATGFPVLADPLSGTRFGSGDDEATVIGGYDSWLASVDWPVPDLVLRFGASPTSKTLREYLRDADVRQFVVDPAGEWREATFTATDLVVADGTELAEALAADLDPSPNQGWRERFAEAEARYWNLIDEETERLFEGAVLERVFSGAPDPATVFVSNSMPVRDADRFARPRGADLTVLGNRGASGIDGITSTALGAGSATDDPLVLVTGDLAYYHDMNGLLALSRCGVDATVVLLNNDGGGIFHMLPIEGFDPPFTGQFKTPHGLDFAPTADLYGFEFVRTDSLSGFEDAYSASCSSPGTQVIEIRVDGEASHRTREEIHERVCERLG comes from the coding sequence ATGACCGCGCCCAACCGCGCGACCCTCTGGGGGCGGGTCGTCGCCGACGAACTCGTCGAATCTGGCGTCGAGGACGTCTGTATCGCGCCCGGCAGCCGCTCGACTCCCCTCACAGTCGCCTTCGCTACCCACGAATCCATTACGGTTCACTCGCACCTCGACGAGCGCTCGGCGGCCTTCTACGCGCTCGGGCGCGCGAAGCGTACCGGCGAGCCGACGCCGCTGGTCTGTACCTCCGGAACCGCCGCCGCGAACTTCCACCCCGCGGTGATCGAGGCCTCCCAGTCGCGGGTCCCCATGCTCGTCCTCACCGCCGACCGCCCGACCGAACTGCGCGAGTCGGGCGCGAACCAGACGATCGACCAGACGAAGCTCTACGGCGATTCGGTCCGGTGGTACCGCGAACTCCCCGAACCCGCGCCCGAGGCCCGACGGCTCCGCTCACTTCGAACCACCGTCTGCCGGGCGCTCGCCGAGACCACGGGGATCCCTGCGGGACCGGTCCACCTGAACGCCCCCTTTGCAAAGCCCCTCGAACCCATCGAGGTCGAGGACGACGTGCCCGCGGACCTCGCGGAGCGCCACCCGCTGGCCGTCGAGGGGCGCGACGGACCGTTCGTCTCGGTCACGCCGTGCCGCCCGACGCTCTCCGAGAGCGACCGCCGGACGCTCTCGGCGGCCATCGAGAACGCCCACAGAGGCCTGATCGTCGCCGGTCCCTCCGACCGTCTCGACGGCGAGGCGATCCGAGCGCTCGCCGGCGCGACCGGGTTTCCGGTCCTCGCCGATCCCCTCTCGGGAACGCGCTTCGGGTCCGGCGACGACGAAGCGACCGTGATCGGCGGCTACGACTCGTGGCTCGCGAGCGTCGACTGGCCCGTCCCCGACCTCGTCCTCCGGTTCGGGGCCTCGCCCACCTCCAAAACGCTCCGCGAGTACCTTCGAGACGCCGACGTCCGCCAGTTCGTCGTCGACCCTGCAGGGGAGTGGCGCGAGGCGACGTTCACGGCGACGGACCTCGTCGTCGCCGACGGAACCGAACTCGCCGAAGCGCTCGCCGCGGATCTCGACCCCTCCCCGAACCAGGGATGGCGCGAGCGGTTCGCGGAGGCCGAAGCGCGCTACTGGAACCTGATCGACGAGGAGACCGAGCGCCTGTTTGAGGGCGCGGTCCTCGAACGCGTTTTCTCTGGGGCACCCGACCCCGCGACCGTCTTCGTCTCGAACTCGATGCCGGTCCGGGACGCAGACAGGTTCGCCCGACCCCGGGGGGCCGACCTCACCGTCCTCGGCAATCGGGGTGCCAGCGGGATCGACGGGATCACCTCGACGGCGCTGGGCGCCGGGAGCGCCACCGACGACCCGCTCGTGCTCGTCACCGGGGATCTGGCGTACTACCACGACATGAACGGCCTGCTCGCGCTCTCGCGGTGCGGCGTCGACGCCACGGTCGTCCTGCTCAACAACGACGGCGGCGGCATCTTCCACATGCTCCCCATCGAGGGCTTCGACCCGCCGTTTACCGGCCAGTTCAAGACGCCCCACGGGCTGGACTTCGCGCCGACGGCCGACCTCTACGGCTTCGAGTTCGTCCGCACGGACTCGCTTTCGGGCTTCGAGGACGCGTATTCGGCCTCGTGTTCGAGTCCCGGTACGCAGGTGATCGAGATTCGTGTCGACGGCGAGGCGAGCCACCGAACTCGAGAGGAAATCCACGAGCGAGTGTGTGAGCGCCTCGGATGA
- a CDS encoding isochorismate synthase MenF: MTVPHRDGSVVAPLEGEGATLVSRARELADLSYRSFLAGRSPPRVYWAAPDGLEIVGGGAAVRLRAGGPDRFETLREDAGRLFSTLDTALASGGDLPAPARPRAFGGFSFHAGHGPTPPWAGFPAAEFVVPRVQLTRTDETTWLTVSEYGPDAEADGVETELDRVRSELAAHPAMQPSGRSPGIAATRLTTPRDEWCRQVSEATDRIAATDLRKVVLAQSLEVDLETDIEIPDVLERLRRTYPECYRFLIEPTETAGFFGAPPERLVSLSGRRVETEALAGSAARGGTPEEDHALMTSLLESEKIQHEQGVVVDTIREQLEPLGEVRVADQTVKRLATIQHLRTPIRADLAADDHVLSIVEALHPTPAVGGLPPEAAWATIRETETFERGWYAAPVGWFDAAGDGEFAVAIRSGVASDETVTLFAGNGIVADSDPDEEWEEVQLKYRPILDALGE, encoded by the coding sequence ATGACCGTCCCGCACCGTGACGGCTCGGTGGTCGCGCCCCTCGAAGGCGAGGGCGCCACCCTCGTCAGCCGGGCCCGTGAGCTAGCGGACCTCTCCTATCGCTCGTTTCTCGCCGGTCGTTCGCCCCCGCGGGTATACTGGGCCGCTCCCGACGGGCTCGAGATCGTCGGCGGCGGCGCGGCCGTCCGGCTCCGTGCGGGGGGACCGGACCGGTTCGAGACCCTCCGCGAGGACGCCGGTCGGCTCTTCTCGACGCTCGATACCGCGCTCGCGTCCGGCGGCGACCTCCCCGCGCCCGCCCGTCCGCGGGCCTTCGGCGGCTTTTCCTTTCACGCCGGTCACGGCCCCACCCCGCCCTGGGCGGGCTTTCCCGCCGCCGAGTTCGTCGTCCCCCGTGTTCAGCTCACGCGAACCGACGAGACGACGTGGCTCACGGTCTCCGAGTACGGCCCCGACGCCGAAGCGGACGGGGTCGAGACCGAACTCGACCGCGTCCGATCCGAACTCGCCGCCCACCCCGCGATGCAGCCCAGCGGCCGGTCGCCGGGCATCGCCGCGACCCGGCTCACCACCCCCCGCGATGAGTGGTGCCGCCAGGTGAGCGAGGCGACCGACCGGATCGCCGCAACCGACCTGCGAAAGGTCGTCCTCGCCCAGTCGCTCGAGGTCGATCTCGAGACCGATATCGAGATCCCCGACGTGCTCGAACGCCTTCGACGGACCTATCCCGAGTGCTACCGGTTCCTGATCGAACCCACGGAGACGGCGGGCTTTTTCGGCGCGCCGCCCGAACGGCTGGTCTCGCTCTCGGGGCGGCGCGTCGAGACCGAGGCGCTCGCGGGGTCGGCCGCGCGCGGCGGGACGCCCGAGGAGGACCACGCGCTGATGACCTCGCTGCTCGAAAGCGAGAAGATCCAGCACGAACAGGGCGTGGTCGTCGACACCATCCGCGAGCAACTCGAACCGCTCGGCGAGGTGCGCGTCGCGGACCAGACCGTCAAGCGCCTCGCGACGATCCAACACCTCCGAACCCCCATCAGAGCGGATCTCGCGGCCGACGACCACGTCCTCTCGATCGTCGAGGCGCTCCATCCCACGCCGGCGGTCGGCGGCCTCCCGCCCGAGGCGGCGTGGGCGACGATCCGCGAGACCGAGACGTTCGAGCGGGGCTGGTACGCCGCCCCCGTCGGGTGGTTCGACGCCGCCGGCGACGGCGAGTTCGCCGTGGCGATCCGCTCGGGCGTCGCGAGCGACGAGACGGTCACGCTGTTCGCGGGCAACGGGATCGTCGCCGACAGCGACCCCGACGAGGAGTGGGAGGAGGTACAGCTGAAATACCGCCCCATCCTGGACGCGCTCGGCGAATGA
- a CDS encoding Cdc6/Cdc18 family protein, producing MVETDELFIRDDPIFVNKELLEINHLPDEGRIVGRDEEIKLLANAVNPAIFGQSPSNILIYGKTGTGKSLCAKHVSGRLVDAARSEGVTAAFAYVDCAQDTTETQAVQTIASSFNRADETGINVPDKGISTATYYKRLWRILDASYDVVLIILDEIDKLADDAILMQLSRAGEAGKLTDCKIGVVGISNKIRYKDRMDERVKSSLCEREFVFPPYDASQLGEIMEARRDAFREGVLDGGVIPRAAALAAREHGDARKAIDILRYAGEIAQSTGAERVREGFVTDARKRAETDRFRELIRGSTPHSRYVLHALTILSLNDAGSEGFRTTAIYDVYEEICRQEGAETLSLRRVRDLLKEHAFLDIIEQSRHSGGSAEGSYTRHRLLEDPTVVRDVLVDGE from the coding sequence ATGGTCGAGACGGACGAGTTGTTCATTCGCGACGACCCCATCTTCGTCAACAAGGAGCTTCTGGAGATCAACCACCTCCCCGACGAGGGGCGGATCGTCGGGCGAGACGAGGAGATCAAGCTGCTCGCGAACGCCGTGAACCCGGCGATCTTCGGACAGAGTCCGAGCAACATCCTCATCTACGGCAAGACCGGCACCGGGAAGTCCCTGTGTGCGAAACACGTCTCCGGACGGCTCGTCGACGCCGCCAGGAGCGAGGGCGTGACCGCCGCCTTCGCCTACGTCGACTGCGCACAGGACACCACCGAGACGCAGGCGGTCCAGACGATCGCCAGTAGCTTCAACCGAGCCGACGAGACCGGGATCAACGTCCCCGACAAGGGGATCAGCACCGCGACCTACTACAAGCGCCTCTGGCGCATCCTCGACGCGAGCTACGACGTCGTCCTCATCATCCTCGACGAGATCGACAAACTCGCGGACGACGCGATCCTCATGCAACTATCCCGGGCGGGCGAGGCGGGAAAGCTCACCGACTGCAAGATCGGCGTGGTGGGGATCAGCAACAAGATCCGGTACAAGGACCGCATGGACGAGCGCGTCAAATCGAGCCTCTGCGAGCGCGAGTTCGTCTTTCCCCCCTACGACGCCTCCCAACTCGGCGAGATCATGGAGGCCCGGCGCGACGCCTTCCGCGAGGGCGTCCTCGACGGGGGCGTGATCCCGCGGGCGGCGGCGCTGGCCGCGCGCGAACACGGCGACGCCCGAAAGGCGATCGACATCCTCAGATACGCCGGCGAGATCGCCCAGTCAACCGGGGCGGAACGGGTTCGAGAGGGGTTCGTCACCGACGCCAGAAAGCGAGCCGAGACCGACCGGTTTCGCGAACTCATCCGGGGGTCGACCCCCCACTCGCGGTACGTGCTCCACGCGCTGACGATCCTCTCGCTGAACGACGCCGGTAGCGAGGGCTTTCGCACCACCGCGATCTACGACGTCTACGAGGAGATCTGCAGGCAGGAAGGGGCGGAGACCCTCTCGTTGCGCCGGGTCCGAGACCTCCTGAAGGAACACGCCTTTCTCGACATCATCGAACAGTCCCGCCACAGCGGCGGGAGCGCCGAGGGCAGTTACACGAGACACCGACTTCTGGAGGACCCGACCGTGGTTCGGGACGTCCTCGTCGACGGGGAGTGA
- a CDS encoding sulfite oxidase-like oxidoreductase, which yields MTTDVTDLYREFGEDRLPPGQRETSAFPVLSKGSVPEFDPDSWEFTVTGAVEDDLALSWEEFRDLPRTTQKQDFHCVTGWSKFDCTFTGVSFPTLAKRAGVSDEVVHVMFSALDGYTTNLPLADCMREEVLFAWEFGGEALPEEHGGPLRVVTPHKYAYKGAKWVDGVEFLVEPERGFWEKRGYSNTADPWNEERYS from the coding sequence ATGACGACCGACGTCACCGACCTCTATCGGGAGTTCGGGGAGGATCGACTGCCGCCCGGCCAACGCGAGACCTCGGCGTTCCCCGTCCTCTCGAAGGGATCGGTTCCGGAGTTCGATCCCGATTCCTGGGAGTTCACCGTCACGGGTGCCGTCGAGGACGACCTCGCTCTCTCGTGGGAGGAGTTCAGGGACCTCCCGCGGACGACCCAGAAACAGGACTTTCACTGCGTGACCGGGTGGAGCAAGTTCGACTGTACGTTCACCGGCGTTTCCTTCCCCACGCTCGCAAAACGGGCGGGCGTGAGCGACGAGGTGGTCCACGTCATGTTCTCCGCTCTCGACGGCTACACGACGAACCTCCCGCTCGCGGACTGCATGCGCGAGGAGGTGTTGTTCGCGTGGGAGTTCGGCGGTGAGGCGCTCCCCGAGGAGCACGGCGGGCCGCTCCGCGTGGTGACGCCGCACAAGTACGCCTACAAGGGCGCGAAGTGGGTCGACGGGGTCGAGTTTCTGGTCGAACCCGAGCGGGGGTTCTGGGAGAAACGCGGCTACTCGAACACCGCCGATCCGTGGAACGAGGAACGATACAGTTAG
- a CDS encoding ribbon-helix-helix domain-containing protein, producing the protein MPKVEITVPEHLEMQIAQMVDQGEFATREEAIEDLLSAGLKAYKTSGPQMDEEPALEDDGMMGHDDEYVF; encoded by the coding sequence ATGCCGAAAGTAGAAATCACCGTCCCGGAGCACCTCGAAATGCAGATCGCACAGATGGTCGACCAGGGCGAGTTCGCGACCCGCGAGGAGGCGATCGAGGACCTGCTCTCAGCGGGACTGAAAGCCTACAAGACGAGCGGACCACAGATGGACGAGGAGCCCGCACTCGAGGACGACGGGATGATGGGGCACGACGACGAGTACGTCTTCTGA
- a CDS encoding UPF0058 family protein: MHKDELLELHDQMVTIMEYFKRQEGVDEDLFTPYDQLDVDPSHVHKSKSEHKHAVFVLGNALANAMSNDEFSSAGRIGKRMAELADDAERKI, translated from the coding sequence ATGCACAAAGACGAACTCCTGGAACTGCACGATCAGATGGTCACCATCATGGAGTACTTCAAGCGCCAGGAGGGTGTCGACGAGGACCTCTTTACGCCCTACGACCAGCTCGACGTCGACCCCTCGCACGTCCACAAGTCCAAGAGCGAGCACAAACACGCCGTGTTCGTCCTCGGCAACGCGCTCGCGAACGCCATGAGCAACGACGAGTTCTCCAGCGCCGGCCGGATCGGCAAGCGCATGGCCGAACTCGCCGACGACGCCGAGCGGAAAATTTAA
- a CDS encoding adenylosuccinate synthase — MTVTIVGAQLGDEGKGGVVDIYGEDVDVVARYQGGDNAGHTVVFGEDEYKLSLVPSGAIRGKVGVLGNGCVVNPETLFSEIDALRERGLDPRVKVAERAHVILPYHRVLDGIEEKAKEDSELDAGTTGRGIGPTYEDKIGRRGIRIGDLLDPDSLRSKLEYVVPQKRALAEDVFGVSASGGSSGGSSDGVSTDEAFDISSLYEQYRRYGERLAEEEMTVNAGAYLTERIEADENVMFEGAQGTSIDIDHGIFPYVTSSNPTAGYAATGTGVGPTTVGRGEVVGIVKAYLSRVGTGPLPTELVDDDEEELADEIREKGGEFGTVTGRPRRIGWLDMPMLRHAAQVNGFTGLAINHIDVLAGLGDLQVGHAYELDGEEIETMPTTTERWGECEPVLRGFDGWSEPDWADVASEGYDAIPENARTYLEYISDELDTPIYAVGVGPGREQTVVVESPF, encoded by the coding sequence ATGACCGTAACGATCGTGGGTGCCCAGTTGGGCGACGAGGGGAAGGGCGGCGTCGTCGACATCTACGGCGAGGACGTCGACGTCGTCGCGCGGTATCAGGGCGGCGACAACGCCGGCCACACCGTCGTGTTCGGCGAGGACGAGTACAAGCTCTCGCTGGTCCCCAGCGGGGCGATCCGCGGGAAGGTCGGCGTGCTCGGCAACGGCTGTGTCGTCAATCCCGAGACGCTCTTCTCGGAGATCGACGCGCTCCGCGAGCGCGGACTCGATCCACGGGTGAAAGTCGCCGAACGCGCCCACGTCATCCTGCCGTACCACCGCGTCCTCGACGGGATCGAGGAGAAGGCGAAGGAGGACTCGGAACTCGACGCCGGTACCACCGGTAGGGGCATCGGCCCGACCTACGAGGACAAGATCGGTCGCCGGGGGATCCGGATCGGCGACCTGCTCGATCCGGATTCGCTCAGGTCGAAACTCGAGTACGTCGTCCCCCAGAAGCGCGCGCTCGCCGAGGACGTCTTCGGGGTCTCCGCGAGCGGAGGCTCGTCGGGAGGGAGTTCCGACGGCGTCAGCACCGACGAGGCGTTCGACATCTCCAGCCTCTACGAGCAGTACCGCCGATACGGCGAACGACTCGCCGAGGAGGAGATGACCGTCAACGCCGGGGCGTACCTCACCGAGCGGATCGAGGCCGACGAAAACGTGATGTTCGAGGGCGCGCAGGGCACCTCCATCGACATCGACCACGGGATCTTCCCGTACGTCACCTCCTCGAACCCCACCGCGGGCTACGCCGCGACCGGAACCGGCGTCGGCCCGACCACGGTCGGGCGGGGCGAGGTGGTGGGGATCGTCAAGGCGTACCTCTCGCGGGTCGGCACCGGGCCGCTTCCGACCGAACTGGTCGACGACGACGAGGAGGAACTCGCCGACGAGATCAGGGAGAAGGGCGGGGAGTTCGGCACCGTCACGGGCCGGCCACGGCGGATCGGCTGGCTCGACATGCCAATGCTGCGTCACGCCGCCCAGGTGAACGGCTTCACCGGGTTGGCGATCAACCACATCGACGTGCTCGCCGGCCTGGGCGACCTGCAGGTGGGCCACGCCTACGAACTCGACGGCGAGGAGATCGAGACGATGCCGACCACCACCGAACGGTGGGGCGAGTGCGAACCGGTCCTCCGGGGGTTCGACGGCTGGTCCGAACCCGACTGGGCCGACGTCGCCAGCGAGGGCTACGACGCCATCCCCGAGAACGCCCGGACCTATCTCGAGTACATCAGCGACGAACTCGACACGCCCATCTACGCCGTCGGCGTCGGTCCCGGCCGCGAACAGACGGTCGTTGTCGAGAGCCCGTTCTGA